The genomic segment GTGCCCGAACAGGGAAACAACCGCAAAGCCGATCAGCCAGAGAACGGCCACCCAGGTGCCCATCGCCCAGACGGTTCGCCAGGAATAAGCAAGCGTGCCAACGGCAAGGAAAATGAAGAAATAGATGAAATTGTCGAACCGGTACATGAACGCCGTCGGAATGTCCTGATCGAAGAACGGGTTCGGCGTAATGAAAAGGACTGTCAGCAGACTGACATCGATAAAGATCAGTGCGAGTTCAGATTTTGAATAACCGACGCTTGCCATGCGTAATTGAAGCCAGCCGAGGCCAATGAACAGGAGAAGCATAGCTTCATAGTAAAGCACGTTCAGACTGAAATTGAGGAACGGCAAGAGGAGGCCTACCAACCCGAGGGCGATCGTCCGCGCGATGATGGCGAGCCGGTGTCCTTCCATTTTCTCTTTTTCAAGGGCTTGTGCCAGAAACGGATTTGAAATGGCTTGCTGCCGTTCGTCCTCCTGCATCTGCCTCAATCGTTCCAAAAACCTGAACGGCGGGCGTAGTCTTCGAACCGGCATGGTCACTCCGTTTCATTGCGGCATTCGCCGGACGATATCACCCAAGTGAGTGTGAGTTGAAACGATTTCGGCCGGGGTGTGCTGATGCGGCACAGGCGGATTGCAACATGGGAACGCAGGACCTGAGCGCGTGCCGCCTACCGGATGTGCAACGCGGCAAAAGGCCGGACGGGAGCCTAACCAAGCGACCGCATGCTGCGCAGCGGTTCTTGTTGCAAAGCCATCCGTTGAACATATTTCAGGTGCCCGATTGCGGCGCGAAAGGCTTCGTGGGAGGGCTTTCGTTCCAGAAAATCCATGAGGCGAAAGAGATTGATCGGCTGCCGTACGATCAGAGACTTGATGAGCTCAACAGCCTCTTCGAGCGCATAATTGTCTATGAACTGGCAAGCAGTCTGCGTTGGCGTCAAAACGTAAAAGTCCTGCGGTCGCTTGTCCGCGTATCTCGTAATGTCGAACGGTGATGCTCCCAACGCATGAAACTTCGGCATGATACAGCGCAGGTCGGCAGCCTTGTGTTTCAGCACGGTGCCCGATGTCTGTTTGAACTCGAGTTTTGAAAGAACCTTCGCCACATGCTGTCTCATCGCTGGTGAGAGAAGATCGGCATCCGAACGGTCGTATCGAAGGTCGTCAAAGACAGAAAGAATGTTCAGCCGTCGATCAGCTACGTGTAGATAGGGGCCAAGATCCTGTGCTTCGGGCTGATCGAAAATTCTCAAGGATCTGGACCGTGTTTTGCTCTTGAACCCGGCAGGTGACATGGCTGCGGAATGAGCGGAAAAGGATTTCCTTTAATCCGCCTCTTGGCTATATCAGATAGGAGCACCAGGGTGTCTGACAAGTTTGCTGCTGAACACAGTCCTCCGCGCCGCGGCTCAGTCTTTGGCGGTCGCAGCAACGACCCTGATTTCAACGACAGCGCCTTCGCGCCGAAGGCCGGCAACTTCGATGGCGGTCCAGGCAGGGTAGGGTTCTCTGACATAGTCTGAACGGACGTCACGGAAAGTTTCGAAATGCGCGCGCAGGCCGACGTGGTAGCTGGTCATCTCCACAACAGCACTGAAATCCAGTCCTCCTTCGGCCAGGACCAAACCTATCTTTTCAAAAGCCAGGTGGAACTGTTCCTGAATATTTTCCGGCATGGATCCGTCAGAGCGGCTCCCGGTCATGCCCGTCACGAAGACGTGGCCATGGGAGAGGATGCCCGGTGAGATGTTCAGATCATTTACAGCTGCTTGCGTTCCGTCCGGGATAAGGGCCCTGCGGTTCATCTCGGTTCCCCTGTTTCAGAATTTGGACTTGCCCTGGGCAGTTTTGAACGTGCCTGGAACCGTGCCGCGACAAGATATCATGCACGTGGTTGAAGTAGACGTTTTCGCCGAGTTGATCTAGGGTACGGACCCACAAATGAAGCTGATTTGGCGGCAGAAATGGCGAATTCTCGCGAGGAAACGCGCGAAGAGCGGGCTTTGTGCCCGGTCAAGCACGCTGACGCTGCGAGGTGAAGCCATTTTGCCGTCCCTTGGATTTGACCGTTTTGGCAATCTGCTGCGTCGCGAAAGGCTTGAAAATGAACCACATTTCCCGCGCTTTCGCTCCTCACAGCTAGCCAAAACGATCCAAACCAAATCAACTTCATTTTTGGATCCATACCCTAGCGTTTCAAGATGACGAAAGACTATTCGCTCACGTCCGAAACTGCAGACGCCGCGGTTCGCGATGGTGTCGCCAATCCGACATGGTTCCGTCCGAAAGTCGCTCCCGAGGACATTAGGCGTTTGCGGGAAAAGTCCGATGCAATTCCGTTGAGAGACACTGCGGTCTGGCTTGGGTTGATGGCACTTTCCTGTGCGATTGCCATTTGGCTCTGGCCCTCCTGGTGGTCGGCGCCGTTCTGGCTTGTCTATGGTGTTCTATACGGGTCCGCCTCGGACTCGCGCTGGCACGAGTGCGGGCACAAGACGGCGTTCAAGACGGCGTGGATGAATGCGGTTGTCTATCAGATCGCCAGTTTCATGCTGATCCGCAATCCGGTCGTCTGGCGCGCGAGCCATGTCCGGCACCATACCGACACGATCATCGTTGGCAGGGATCCCGAAATCGTCGCAATGCGCCCGCCGGATCTTCTGAAAATCGTGCTCAACCTGTTCGGAATTGTCGATACGCTCCAGCTTGTTAAACGCATGTTTCTCCATGCCTCGGGGAAACTGCATCCTGAAGAAAAGACCTTCGTCAGCGAAAGTTATGTTTCGAAGGTGTTCCTGGTCGCGCGCATCTGGCTTGCGATCTATGTTGTCACCATCGGTCTAAGCATCTGGTTCGGATCGATTCTGCCGCTCATGGTGATTGGCCTTCCAAGGCTCTACGGGGCCTGGCATCACGTGATGACCGGCCTGTTGCAGCATCTGGGTCTTGCGGAAAATGTTTCAGATCATCGCCTGAACACCAGGACGGTGCTGATGAACCCGGTCAGCCGCTTCATCTATCTCAACATGAACTACCATCTGGAACATCACATGTTCACGATGGTGCCCTATTACCATCTGCCGAAACTGCATGAACTGATCAAGCACGATGTTCCAGCTCCGGATCCGTCGATTTTTGCCGCCTTCAAAAAGCTGGTGCCCGTTCTCGTCAAACAGCTTCGCTACGCTGACGCCATCATCATTCCCGAGCTGCCGAAAGGTGCGACGCCATACCGGGATGAAGTCGAACGGCTGCGTCCCCATGCCATCTAACTGAGCCGGACGATCCAGACCTGGCTGTCGACTGTTTTGATTGAATGTGTGCGGAACCGCGTCAGGCCCCGGGTATTTCTCAAATTGCTTAAATCTAGTCTTCGGCAATGCCAACCGCTGCAAGATGCTGGTCTGAAATATAAGAAGGAGCACCTTACCCGATCAGATCGTCAAACGTTGGCAACTCGACGCTGTGATCGCGCTCAATGTGTTCATGGGCAATGATCACTTCCTCCATGCCGATGTCGGTGCCTTTCTTGCCGACGTTTTCATCGGAAGCAAAATCAAGCATCGACTGCTCGGTGTCGTCTTCCTGGTTGCCCGTGAAGAGGTTCTTGAAATTGAACGTGTCGTTGTTGCTGTCACTTTGGCGATCGTAGGTCCATTCGATCTTGGTGTAATTCATCGTAATTTCGGTCATCTCAATCTCCGTCGATATCTGATGAGATGACCTTAGGTAAGGTGACTGGAAAAGTCTGTGATCCAGGTTACAGGAGTGCTTTTCGTCCGTCCTGAAGGTGCAAGCGGCCTGGGTTGCTCCGACGGTGGCGCTGACAGTAACGGTTCGCAGAGCTCACGGTTATGTGGCTTGCAGCTGTCAGTCTGCAGGCCAATGATCGCCGCGTTCCGAAGCGAGGTTTTCTGAATGCGCGCGTTTTTCCTGTCGCTGTTTCTCCTTGTTCTGCCAACCCAGGTGCTGGCCTGCGGCCCTGAAACGTCATGCGGGGTGCCGGAAGGTTATTATCTCGCGGCCGTTCCCGAAGGCTGGGACGGCAAGACTCCTCTGGGGCTTGTCGTTTATTTCCACGGCTGGAACAGTTCGCCGGAGGCGACCTTCCGGAACAAGGCGATGATCAACGGAGTGACCAGCCGAAATGCGCTCTTTGTCGCTCCGTTTGCCGAGAGAGGATACTGGCGCCAGATCGGCGAGGGGCGCGCCGAACCCGGCCGCGATGAAGCGGCTTTCATCAATGCTGTTCTGGAAGACGTTCGCCGCCGCTGGCTGGTTGATGAGGAAAGGACACTGGCGTCCGGTTTCTCGCGCGGAGCCTCGACAGTCTGGAACGTTGCTTGTTACCTCGGCAATGAGTTCAGGGGATATGCACCCATTGCCGGAGGCTTCTGGCGTTCCAATCCGGAAGCGTGTCCGACCGGTCCTGTGAACTTGAGGCATATCCATGGGCTCAAAGATGGTGTCGTCGCCTATGACGAGATCGGCATCTACAATTCCATGCCGATCACGGAAGGGTTCGACATTCTCTCACACCTCAATGGCGTGTCCGCGGAAAGCCGCCCGGTTGAGAGCAACGACGCGCGCCTAGCCTGCGAGCGCTGGGACAAGAGCCGGAGCGGACGTGTTCTCGAACTCTGTCTGCATGAGGGCGGCCATTCGATTCCAGGTGAATGGGTTGGTCACGGCCTGGACTGGCTGGACACGCTGCCGGATGCCTCCTAAAGCCGCGCCATCGGATGGGACAATGTCGTTGATGAGCCGAAGCGGCGCGCGGGTGCGCGATCCGCTTCGAGCCTGGTTCGTTCAGGGGTTATGCCAATTGGGGGTGATCTTTTCGGATTGACCGGCTTCTTGCACGCCTGAGCGCGAGGGCACAGGAACCACCGACCAACAGTTCGATCACAAGGGCAAGGAGAATTGCACTGGAAGGCGTTCCATCCAGCACAATGCTCACCAGCCGCCCGGCCGCATAGGCAAGGAAGAGCGCAGCTCCAAGTGAAGCTGAGAAATGTCTCCACTCCGCCTTGAAAGCTCCGACAAAAATCAGAGCTCCAAGGACGGCCAGGTTGGCACCCGGCGCCCGTATCTCGCTGTAAAGGTCGATACTGTCCGGCAGCACGACCCCGTAGGACGCAAAGAACGTGTCCGGTGTGAGCGTAATTGCCCCGCCGATGCCAATCGCCAGTGCGCCGGCAATGCCGAGCGTCAGTGTTGAGATGAGTGTCTTCATGTCGATTTCCTGGTGATCTGAGGGTCAGGCCGCATGGGACCACGCACCGGCCTGGGCCGCCTTCGCTGCAAATTCGGCAAAGTCGCGGGGCTTGCGGCCGAGTGCACGCTCGACGCCGTCGGTCAGGTGCGCATTGCGGCCGTCCAGCGTTTCGCGCGCAATGGCTTCAAAAACGTCGGCGATGTCCGGTCCGGCTGCTTCGGCGACGCCGGCCCTGAAGTCTTCGAAACTGATCGGGATGTGCTGGATCGGCCGCCCGACGGCGCTTCCAAGTTCCTCTGCCATCTGCGCAAAGGTCATCAGGCGTGGCCCCGTCACTTCATAGAGCTCGCCCGAATGGCCTTCTTCCGTTAACGCCGCCACGGCAACATCCGCGATGTCATCGATGTCGATGATCGGCTCCAACACGTCGCCGCCTGGCATGGGCAAAACGCCTTCCAGGACAGGATCGCGCAGATAGCCTTCGGAAAAATTCTGCGCGAACCAGGCAGCGCGGACGATCGTGTAGTCGATGCCGGAGCTGCGGATGACCTCCTCGCCGAGCCGGGCGTGATGCTCGCCGCGCCCGGTCAGCATAACCAGCCGCTCGACACCAGCCGATTTTGCCGAAGCTGCAAGCGCTTCGACTTTCTCAACGGCACCTGGAATGGCGATATCGGGAAAATAGGTGACATAGGCGCGGATGACGCCTTCGAGCGCCGGGTTCCAGGTCTCCGGTTTGTCCCAGTCAAATGGGATGGCAGCGCCACGTGAACCGC from the Roseibium sp. HPY-6 genome contains:
- a CDS encoding RidA family protein codes for the protein MNRRALIPDGTQAAVNDLNISPGILSHGHVFVTGMTGSRSDGSMPENIQEQFHLAFEKIGLVLAEGGLDFSAVVEMTSYHVGLRAHFETFRDVRSDYVREPYPAWTAIEVAGLRREGAVVEIRVVAATAKD
- a CDS encoding fatty acid desaturase family protein, which translates into the protein MTKDYSLTSETADAAVRDGVANPTWFRPKVAPEDIRRLREKSDAIPLRDTAVWLGLMALSCAIAIWLWPSWWSAPFWLVYGVLYGSASDSRWHECGHKTAFKTAWMNAVVYQIASFMLIRNPVVWRASHVRHHTDTIIVGRDPEIVAMRPPDLLKIVLNLFGIVDTLQLVKRMFLHASGKLHPEEKTFVSESYVSKVFLVARIWLAIYVVTIGLSIWFGSILPLMVIGLPRLYGAWHHVMTGLLQHLGLAENVSDHRLNTRTVLMNPVSRFIYLNMNYHLEHHMFTMVPYYHLPKLHELIKHDVPAPDPSIFAAFKKLVPVLVKQLRYADAIIIPELPKGATPYRDEVERLRPHAI
- a CDS encoding DUF4345 domain-containing protein, whose protein sequence is MKTLISTLTLGIAGALAIGIGGAITLTPDTFFASYGVVLPDSIDLYSEIRAPGANLAVLGALIFVGAFKAEWRHFSASLGAALFLAYAAGRLVSIVLDGTPSSAILLALVIELLVGGSCALALRRARSRSIRKDHPQLA
- a CDS encoding NAD(P)H-binding protein, whose protein sequence is MQTRPTLIIGATGKTGSRVANILDQKGVPVRRGSRGAAIPFDWDKPETWNPALEGVIRAYVTYFPDIAIPGAVEKVEALAASAKSAGVERLVMLTGRGEHHARLGEEVIRSSGIDYTIVRAAWFAQNFSEGYLRDPVLEGVLPMPGGDVLEPIIDIDDIADVAVAALTEEGHSGELYEVTGPRLMTFAQMAEELGSAVGRPIQHIPISFEDFRAGVAEAAGPDIADVFEAIARETLDGRNAHLTDGVERALGRKPRDFAEFAAKAAQAGAWSHAA